A region from the Sulfurimonas sp. genome encodes:
- a CDS encoding CDGSH iron-sulfur domain-containing protein produces MCKDAIVFSNKPEGVTLEARIEYYICTCGKSKGGVFCDGKHDGTACLPKKVIVEKTKQYHICLCKTSKNFPFCDGTHSIYGDEDIGKGVAL; encoded by the coding sequence ATGTGTAAAGATGCTATCGTATTTTCCAACAAACCTGAAGGTGTGACGCTTGAAGCGAGGATTGAGTACTATATTTGTACATGCGGAAAAAGCAAAGGGGGTGTTTTTTGCGACGGAAAGCATGATGGAACGGCATGTTTGCCAAAAAAGGTAATAGTTGAAAAAACGAAACAGTATCATATCTGCTTATGCAAGACAAGCAAAAATTTTCCTTTTTGTGACGGAACTCACAGTATATATGGCGATGAAGATATCGGCAAAGGTGTTGCGCTGTAA